One region of Rana temporaria chromosome 9, aRanTem1.1, whole genome shotgun sequence genomic DNA includes:
- the LOC120914426 gene encoding olfactory receptor 146-like produces MKLTFLGTVATLLMMEEKNLTWQNYFIISGITDLLQLQAPIFLQVLLIYLIILGGNLIILLLICMNTQLHTPMYHFLCHLSIMDVFYSTVTMHKTLDTYVSGNKRVSFSACIAQLYFYVAFLCCEFLLLTAMSYDRYVAICIPLKYTMIMNKKVYKLMATMCWILGFLEVLPAIYVIYDIYCFKSNIVNHFFCDLLAIMKLFCHSVNKMELMIYIMSLFVGVLPFSLTIMSYIFIIRAILRIHSSTGRWKAFYTCSSHITVVSLLYVTLFCLYMRPTSAFTLESDKLVSLFYTALTPMLNPLIYSLKNKDVKLAFWRLVNKTNKLLL; encoded by the coding sequence ATGAAATTAACATTTCTAGGTACTGTAGCTACACTCCTTATGATGGAAGAGAAGAATCTTACTTGGCAGAATTATTTCATCATAAGTGGAATCACTGACTTATTACAGCTGCAAGCCCCTATCTTCCTCCAAGTTCTACTCATCTACCTCATAATTCTTGGTGGAAATTTAATAATTTTACTTCTAATATGCATGAATACGCAACTGCACACACCAATGTATCACTTCCTATGTCATTTATCAATCATGGATGTTTTCTACAGTACAGTAACAATGCATAAGACACTGGATACGTATGTCTCTGGGAATAAAAGGGTCTCATTTTCAGCTTGTATTGCTCAATTGTATTTCTATGTTGCTTTCCTCTGCTGTGAGTTTTTGCTGCTAACTGCCATGAGTTACGATCGATATGTTGCCATTTGTATCCCTCTAAAGTACACTATGATTATGAACAAGAAGGTGTACAAACTTATGGCAACAATGTGTTGGATTCTGGGATTCCTGGAAGTTCTTCCTGCTATTTATGTCATTTATGACATCTATTGCTTTAAATCTAATATTGTCAACCATTTTTTCTGCGATCTTCTGGCTATTATGAAGCTTTTCTGCCACAGTGTTAATAAAATGGAACTTATGATATATATAATGTCATTGTTTGTTGGGGTCCTGCCCTTCTCTCTTACCATTATGTCTTACATCTTCATCATCCGTGCCATTCTTAGGATCCACTCCAGTACCGGGAGATGGAAAGCTTTCTACACATGTTCCTCTCATATCACTGTTGTATCTTTGCTCTATGTGACACTTTTCTGTTTGTACATGAGACCCACCTCGGCATTCACACTGGAATCTGATAAATTGGTTTCACTGTTCTATACAGCGCTAACGCCTATGTTAAACCCACTAATCTACAGTTTGAAAAACAAAGATGTGAAACTCGCCTTCTGGCGACTGGTGAATAAGACCAATAAACTACTCTTATAG